Proteins co-encoded in one Thermomicrobiales bacterium genomic window:
- a CDS encoding type 1 glutamine amidotransferase domain-containing protein gives MSKKRVAVVIANNFEDVEVTAPVAAAESAGAETVLIGTEPGEVTGKKGAVLTVDTTFDQLGPRAIDGFDMLIIPGGGAPENLRIVDDAVAFTREFVESGKPAASICHGPQLLISAKVLPGRTTTSVNKIRDDITNAGGNYVDEPLVIDGNLISSRTPRDMDVFNQAIIDALGGLDPA, from the coding sequence GTGAGCAAGAAGCGTGTTGCGGTCGTAATTGCCAACAACTTCGAGGATGTGGAAGTGACCGCGCCCGTGGCCGCCGCAGAAAGCGCGGGCGCGGAAACCGTGCTGATCGGCACCGAACCCGGTGAGGTGACCGGCAAGAAGGGCGCGGTGCTGACCGTCGACACGACCTTCGATCAGCTTGGACCCAGGGCCATCGATGGGTTCGATATGCTCATCATCCCCGGCGGCGGCGCGCCGGAGAATCTGCGCATCGTAGATGATGCGGTTGCGTTTACGCGAGAGTTCGTCGAGTCCGGCAAGCCGGCGGCTTCGATCTGTCATGGACCGCAGCTTCTCATCTCGGCCAAGGTGCTACCGGGACGCACGACCACATCGGTGAACAAGATCCGTGACGACATCACGAATGCCGGTGGGAACTATGTCGATGAGCCATTGGTGATCGACGGCAACCTGATCTCGTCGCGCACACCGCGCGACATGGACGTGTTCAACCAGGCAATCATCGATGCGTTGGGAGGACTGGATCCGGCATGA
- a CDS encoding HAD-IIA family hydrolase yields the protein MKLLRERTKSNPEPIATVASPAIERLNSAKAWIFDMDGVLYRGNAPLPGAIDLFATLQLRNIPFRLATNNSTLTPTQYVKKLAKMDLDVPPEWIVTSGVATREYLLSRFPKGSPIYVVGEPALFEQLFQTDDLVQANGTDLQAAAVVAGLDRKFTYDKLSEAHTQIQNGATFVATNSDVTLPTEHGLEPGCGSIIAAIAASTGVTPAVVGKPETLMFDGISRHLDVRPSDIVSVGDRLDTDIVAGSRAGTLAVLVLTGVSTRADIAGAEARPDLVFTDLNAVLAAIQSPVNER from the coding sequence ATGAAGCTGTTGCGCGAGCGAACAAAGAGCAACCCAGAACCGATCGCGACTGTGGCTTCACCCGCGATCGAACGATTGAACTCGGCGAAGGCGTGGATCTTCGACATGGATGGCGTGCTCTATCGCGGCAATGCCCCGCTTCCCGGAGCCATCGACCTGTTCGCCACGCTGCAGCTGCGCAATATTCCGTTCCGGCTTGCAACGAATAACTCGACCCTGACGCCCACGCAATACGTCAAGAAGCTCGCAAAGATGGACCTCGACGTGCCGCCCGAGTGGATCGTGACATCGGGTGTCGCCACGCGAGAGTATCTTCTGAGCCGTTTTCCCAAGGGTTCGCCGATCTACGTCGTCGGCGAGCCCGCTCTTTTCGAGCAACTTTTCCAGACAGACGATCTCGTGCAAGCCAACGGCACCGACCTGCAGGCCGCAGCGGTGGTCGCCGGGTTGGACCGGAAGTTCACATACGACAAGTTGTCGGAAGCCCACACCCAGATTCAAAACGGCGCGACGTTCGTTGCAACCAACTCGGATGTCACGCTTCCGACTGAACACGGTCTCGAACCGGGATGTGGGTCGATCATTGCTGCCATCGCGGCATCGACCGGCGTGACACCGGCCGTCGTGGGCAAGCCAGAGACACTCATGTTCGACGGCATCTCCCGGCACCTGGATGTGCGGCCGTCCGACATCGTTTCGGTCGGCGATCGGCTGGATACCGACATCGTCGCTGGCAGCCGTGCTGGAACCCTTGCAGTCCTCGTATTGACGGGAGTCTCGACACGGGCGGATATTGCGGGCGCGGAGGCGCGGCCGGACCTGGTTTTCACCGATCTCAACGCGGTATTGGCTGCAATTCAGTCACCGGTGAACGAACGATGA
- a CDS encoding MBL fold metallo-hydrolase: protein MTKDICLVGGGNAGFGLSAPLDCHIYVIDGGSEAAIVDAGMGGKYGATEQILANIADSGVDIDRISKLLLTHYHADHAGGAADFRDRLGLDVIGSPLTMATLAVGDEEQISLPFAKKAGFYPADYVFEPCPGKGTLTEGASFQVGALTVTVYETPGHADGHVSLLVTGGDRTYLIGGDLVFYGGTIIAQNIHDCSIQKYAASTLKMAEVEFDAFLPGHLSISLSNGKRHVDQAAAQFRQLMIPRNAV from the coding sequence TTGACGAAAGACATCTGTCTCGTTGGCGGCGGCAATGCGGGCTTCGGCCTGTCGGCGCCGCTCGACTGTCACATCTATGTCATCGACGGAGGCTCCGAGGCCGCCATCGTCGACGCGGGAATGGGCGGCAAGTACGGCGCTACCGAGCAAATCCTTGCGAACATTGCGGATTCAGGGGTGGACATCGACAGGATCAGCAAGCTCCTTCTGACCCACTATCACGCTGATCATGCAGGCGGCGCGGCCGATTTTCGTGATCGTCTCGGGTTGGACGTCATCGGCTCACCGCTGACCATGGCGACATTGGCAGTTGGTGACGAAGAGCAGATCAGCCTGCCGTTCGCCAAGAAGGCCGGATTCTATCCGGCCGACTATGTATTCGAGCCCTGTCCCGGCAAGGGAACGTTGACCGAAGGCGCTTCGTTTCAAGTCGGCGCGCTTACCGTCACGGTGTACGAAACGCCAGGGCACGCTGATGGGCATGTTTCTCTGCTGGTTACCGGTGGCGACCGGACCTATCTCATTGGCGGAGACCTGGTGTTCTACGGCGGGACCATCATCGCGCAGAACATACACGATTGCTCTATCCAGAAATACGCGGCAAGCACGCTGAAGATGGCAGAGGTCGAATTCGATGCCTTTTTGCCGGGCCACCTGTCGATTTCGCTCAGCAATGGCAAGCGTCATGTCGATCAGGCTGCGGCGCAATTCCGGCAGCTGATGATCCCACGAAACGCCGTCTAG
- a CDS encoding ATP-binding cassette domain-containing protein, whose product MSEQTPAVELRDISKYFGTVVALEHVSMAAHYGEVHCLLGDNGAGKSTLIKIISGVFSPDRGEYLFEGKPVRFSSPRDALDLGIATVYQDLAMIPLMSISRNFFLGSEPTRGWGPFKRFDLDFADRVTREELAKMGINVRDTQQAVGTLSGGERQSVAIARAVYNGAKVLILDEPTAALGVKEAGVVLRYIAQARARGIAVIFITHNVHHAYPIGDRFTILNRGSSYGTFVKRDVTREQVVEMMAGGQELEELGHELEEFARLDGLTEEMRAGQAIAAEGRAHVPPSN is encoded by the coding sequence ATGAGCGAACAGACTCCAGCAGTCGAACTCCGCGACATCAGCAAGTACTTTGGCACCGTGGTGGCGTTGGAGCATGTCTCCATGGCCGCGCACTATGGCGAAGTGCATTGCCTTCTGGGCGACAACGGCGCCGGAAAATCCACGCTTATCAAGATCATTTCCGGTGTCTTTTCTCCCGATCGAGGCGAATATCTCTTCGAGGGAAAGCCAGTGCGCTTCTCGTCCCCGAGGGACGCGCTCGATCTTGGTATCGCGACCGTCTATCAGGATCTCGCGATGATTCCCCTGATGAGCATCTCGCGCAACTTCTTCCTCGGTTCTGAGCCCACCAGGGGGTGGGGGCCATTCAAGCGGTTCGATCTCGACTTCGCGGATCGCGTGACCCGAGAAGAACTCGCCAAGATGGGCATCAATGTGCGCGACACGCAGCAAGCGGTCGGCACACTCTCAGGTGGCGAGCGACAGTCCGTGGCGATCGCGCGCGCGGTCTACAACGGCGCCAAAGTGCTGATCCTCGACGAACCAACTGCCGCGCTCGGTGTGAAAGAAGCGGGAGTCGTGCTGCGATATATCGCGCAGGCCCGTGCCCGTGGCATCGCGGTGATTTTCATCACCCACAACGTGCATCACGCGTACCCGATCGGTGATCGTTTCACCATCCTGAACCGCGGTTCGAGCTACGGCACGTTCGTCAAGCGCGATGTCACGCGAGAGCAGGTCGTGGAGATGATGGCAGGCGGCCAGGAACTCGAAGAGCTCGGGCATGAATTGGAAGAATTCGCTCGTCTCGACGGTCTGACCGAGGAAATGAGAGCCGGACAGGCAATTGCGGCCGAAGGCCGCGCGCACGTACCGCCATCGAATTAG
- a CDS encoding ABC transporter permease gives MSTPLLKRLLLKPEMGAIAGAVVVWIIFAVIAGDRGFLSMRGAANYLEVSAELGILAVAVALLMIGGEFDLSVGSTIGACGMIIAILSAEYGWNYWAAIGAALVFSVVIGVINGIVVVKTGLPSFIVTLAMLFMVRGATIGITRQITGRTQVGGLKDLPGFETASKVFASDIHLFGNNFAISIVWWLALTLIATWVLLRTRFGNWIPGVGGSLQAARNLGVPTTRVKVTLFVATAVSAWLVATIQVTSFGGADVLRGTYREFYAIVAVVIGGTLLTGGYGSALGAALGALIFGMVQQGIIFAGIDADWFQFVLGGMLLSAVLINRFVRSQAVTAR, from the coding sequence GTGTCGACTCCTTTGCTGAAACGGCTGTTGCTCAAGCCAGAAATGGGCGCCATCGCCGGTGCGGTCGTCGTTTGGATCATCTTTGCAGTCATTGCGGGCGATCGAGGGTTCCTCTCGATGCGAGGAGCCGCGAACTATCTGGAGGTCTCTGCCGAGCTCGGCATTCTCGCGGTGGCCGTCGCGCTGTTGATGATCGGCGGGGAGTTCGACCTCTCTGTGGGGTCGACCATCGGCGCATGCGGCATGATCATTGCCATCCTTTCGGCCGAGTACGGCTGGAACTATTGGGCGGCGATCGGCGCTGCGCTGGTCTTTTCGGTCGTCATCGGAGTAATCAACGGCATCGTCGTCGTCAAGACTGGCTTGCCATCGTTCATCGTGACACTGGCCATGCTCTTCATGGTGCGCGGCGCCACCATCGGCATCACGCGCCAGATCACGGGACGAACTCAGGTCGGAGGACTGAAGGACCTTCCGGGCTTCGAAACCGCATCGAAGGTTTTCGCAAGCGATATCCATCTCTTCGGAAACAACTTCGCGATCTCGATCGTCTGGTGGCTGGCGCTCACGCTGATTGCTACCTGGGTGCTTCTCCGCACCAGATTCGGCAACTGGATCCCTGGGGTTGGGGGCAGCTTGCAGGCGGCGCGTAACCTCGGTGTCCCGACCACTCGCGTCAAGGTGACGCTCTTTGTCGCCACAGCAGTGTCCGCATGGTTGGTGGCGACGATTCAAGTGACGAGCTTCGGTGGCGCAGATGTGCTTCGCGGAACTTATCGTGAGTTCTACGCCATTGTTGCCGTGGTGATTGGCGGGACGCTCTTGACCGGTGGCTATGGGTCTGCGCTTGGCGCGGCGCTCGGCGCGTTGATCTTCGGCATGGTGCAGCAAGGCATCATTTTCGCTGGCATCGACGCCGACTGGTTCCAGTTTGTGCTCGGCGGCATGCTTCTCTCGGCGGTGTTGATCAACCGATTCGTGCGATCGCAGGCGGTGACGGCGCGATGA
- a CDS encoding sugar ABC transporter substrate-binding protein has protein sequence MIEEGFTPAVDRRTVLKSGALAGALAAFGGISMAQDASAQDTERSDIDIVVVSHGQASDPFWSVVQNGVAQAGEDMGVNVQYQAPGTFDMVAMAQLIDAAVATDPDGLVVSIPDADALSASITAAVEAGIPVISMNSGSDVAADLGILTHVGQTEYEAGYGGGQRMAEAGVTNAICVNQEVGNAALDLRCQGFTDALAESGGTVETVAVDLADPTGAQQRISAAITADDTINGILTLGPTGAAPALAALTESGQLGSMALATFDLSPEVLDAIEAGDMLFAIDQQQYLQGYLPIVLLTLYNTNLNTIANPVLMTGPGFVTQETAAQVKELSAAGTR, from the coding sequence GTGATCGAAGAAGGATTCACTCCGGCCGTTGATCGGCGCACCGTCCTCAAGAGCGGGGCGCTCGCTGGAGCTCTGGCCGCATTTGGCGGCATTTCAATGGCACAAGACGCCAGCGCCCAGGACACCGAACGATCCGATATTGATATCGTTGTCGTGTCCCATGGTCAGGCATCCGACCCCTTCTGGTCGGTGGTTCAGAATGGCGTTGCGCAAGCCGGGGAGGACATGGGCGTCAACGTCCAGTACCAGGCGCCCGGCACGTTCGATATGGTCGCGATGGCGCAGCTGATCGATGCCGCGGTCGCGACCGATCCAGACGGACTGGTTGTTTCGATTCCGGATGCGGATGCGCTCTCGGCGTCGATCACCGCAGCCGTCGAAGCCGGAATTCCGGTCATTTCGATGAACTCCGGTAGCGACGTCGCCGCCGATCTGGGCATCCTCACGCACGTTGGTCAGACCGAGTACGAAGCTGGATACGGCGGCGGTCAGCGAATGGCCGAGGCCGGCGTGACCAATGCGATCTGCGTCAACCAGGAAGTTGGCAATGCTGCGCTCGACCTGCGATGCCAGGGCTTCACCGACGCGTTGGCGGAGTCCGGCGGAACGGTGGAAACCGTTGCGGTCGATCTCGCGGATCCCACCGGTGCGCAGCAGCGCATCTCTGCTGCCATTACGGCAGATGACACGATCAACGGCATCCTGACGCTTGGTCCCACCGGCGCAGCGCCGGCGTTGGCGGCACTTACCGAATCTGGCCAGCTCGGATCGATGGCCCTGGCCACCTTCGACCTCTCACCCGAGGTGCTCGATGCCATCGAGGCGGGCGATATGCTCTTCGCGATCGATCAGCAGCAGTATCTGCAAGGCTACCTGCCGATCGTGCTCCTGACGCTTTACAACACCAACCTCAACACGATTGCCAATCCGGTTCTCATGACCGGACCTGGATTCGTGACCCAGGAAACAGCCGCTCAGGTCAAGGAACTCTCCGCGGCCGGCACCCGATAA
- a CDS encoding extracellular solute-binding protein translates to MVRATRRAVLLGASATVGGAVLGMATTTGSRSMRLVRAADEDDRPLSVALLASHAEQMEPLLDTVEESLGFEVETTALEYAELYSQLSLVLTQRAPTFDVVSLDDVWVPQFSTFLTPLKQTESYLSQVPEVVSALSSFPGESEPCCVPWLGNAQFFVSRPEWLARLGLESPTDWNETVEFAIKIGNAFGDEELAGFAIESLTPHQVVNSFLPILRGFGSELIDPQTMVPQLDTSEAIAAAEVFQALAALSPVESAATGEPTNTERFESGTVAMMANFWSSGVLASSSAEMEWESGPIASNAQPAQQSVPRQTMTGAWLAGIPAGSLQAARAREFIDWLTSTRVQISLIGSLLPPANSAAYADDASIDAQPELPHLLELLAGSTPRPRSPYYPQLELLAATELIAMLAGELSAEEALRNANLAMRAFLAREGVLDA, encoded by the coding sequence ATGGTTCGAGCAACGCGCCGGGCTGTGCTGCTGGGAGCGTCCGCGACAGTGGGTGGCGCAGTGCTTGGCATGGCGACGACTACTGGTTCTCGATCGATGCGGCTAGTTCGCGCCGCCGATGAGGACGATCGGCCACTTTCGGTCGCGCTGCTCGCTTCGCATGCGGAGCAGATGGAACCTCTCCTCGATACAGTCGAAGAGTCGCTCGGTTTCGAAGTCGAGACGACCGCGCTCGAGTATGCCGAGCTGTACAGCCAGTTGAGCCTGGTGCTGACCCAGCGCGCGCCGACGTTCGATGTCGTGTCACTCGACGATGTATGGGTCCCGCAGTTCTCTACGTTCCTGACGCCGCTGAAGCAGACAGAGTCGTATCTTTCACAGGTACCCGAGGTTGTCAGCGCGCTTTCGAGCTTTCCCGGCGAGTCCGAGCCTTGCTGCGTGCCGTGGCTTGGCAACGCCCAGTTCTTCGTCTCGCGTCCGGAATGGCTCGCTCGGCTCGGTCTCGAGTCTCCTACAGACTGGAACGAGACGGTCGAATTCGCGATCAAGATCGGGAACGCGTTCGGCGATGAAGAGTTGGCCGGTTTCGCGATCGAGTCGCTGACGCCGCATCAGGTGGTGAACAGCTTCCTGCCAATCCTGAGGGGATTTGGCAGCGAGCTGATCGATCCGCAAACGATGGTGCCCCAGCTCGATACCTCCGAGGCGATCGCGGCGGCCGAGGTCTTTCAGGCGTTGGCAGCTTTGAGCCCCGTTGAATCAGCCGCCACCGGCGAGCCGACGAACACCGAACGCTTCGAGTCGGGGACGGTTGCCATGATGGCGAATTTCTGGTCGTCCGGGGTGCTCGCCAGCAGTTCAGCCGAGATGGAATGGGAATCAGGGCCGATTGCCAGCAACGCGCAACCCGCGCAGCAAAGTGTTCCGCGTCAAACGATGACAGGCGCCTGGCTTGCCGGCATCCCTGCTGGCAGCTTGCAGGCAGCGAGGGCCCGTGAATTTATCGACTGGCTTACCTCTACCCGGGTGCAGATCTCGCTCATCGGATCCCTGCTGCCACCGGCCAATTCAGCAGCCTACGCAGACGATGCCTCGATCGATGCCCAGCCAGAGTTGCCGCATCTGCTGGAGTTGCTTGCTGGTTCGACGCCGCGGCCGCGCTCGCCCTACTACCCGCAGCTCGAACTGCTGGCGGCCACCGAATTGATCGCGATGCTTGCCGGAGAGCTGTCGGCCGAAGAAGCGCTCCGCAATGCCAATCTCGCGATGCGCGCTTTCCTCGCTCGCGAGGGCGTCCTGGATGCCTAA
- a CDS encoding transketolase — protein MTSKRPSDRSISELDGLSARTRELILRSVFNAGAGHIGGPLSVTDILVNLYFDRIHIDPDRPHLPDRDRVILSKGHSSIALYTVLALRGFFPVEELATFDAIDSRLQGHPCMKTLPGIDMSTGSLGQGLSPGVGMALGARHAGLDFHTWVILGDGEIQEGQIWEACFVASRFGLGNLTAILDYNKLPQFGWPSEEGYSRSRPIDDPADKFAAFGWDTITCDGHDHESLRSAFDRAERATDQPVAIIANTIKGKGVSFMEANHNWHAKVPTQQELDDAVAELAERSLIGAGAA, from the coding sequence TTGACTTCGAAACGACCGTCTGACCGCTCCATTTCGGAGCTCGACGGGCTTTCCGCCCGCACGCGCGAGCTCATTCTGCGATCGGTGTTCAATGCCGGCGCCGGACACATCGGCGGACCGCTTTCGGTCACCGATATCCTCGTCAATCTCTACTTCGATCGAATCCACATCGATCCAGATCGGCCTCACCTGCCGGATCGGGACCGGGTGATTCTGAGCAAGGGGCATTCGTCCATCGCGCTCTACACCGTGTTGGCGCTGCGTGGTTTCTTCCCGGTCGAGGAACTCGCCACATTCGATGCGATCGACTCCCGGCTGCAAGGCCACCCGTGCATGAAGACGCTGCCGGGAATCGACATGTCGACCGGCTCACTCGGACAGGGACTGTCGCCTGGAGTCGGCATGGCGCTCGGCGCGCGACATGCAGGGCTCGACTTCCACACCTGGGTGATTCTGGGAGATGGTGAAATCCAGGAAGGCCAAATCTGGGAAGCCTGCTTCGTCGCATCCAGGTTCGGGCTTGGGAACCTGACTGCAATTCTCGATTACAACAAGCTGCCGCAATTCGGCTGGCCGAGCGAGGAAGGATATTCCCGCTCGCGACCGATCGACGATCCCGCGGACAAATTCGCGGCATTCGGCTGGGACACAATCACTTGTGATGGCCATGATCACGAATCACTCCGCTCGGCTTTCGATCGAGCAGAGCGCGCGACCGATCAACCCGTCGCCATCATTGCAAACACTATCAAGGGGAAGGGCGTCTCCTTTATGGAGGCGAATCACAACTGGCACGCGAAAGTGCCGACCCAGCAGGAGCTCGATGACGCGGTGGCCGAGCTTGCTGAGCGATCGCTGATTGGAGCAGGTGCCGCATGA
- a CDS encoding transketolase C-terminal domain-containing protein translates to MTLRVTTLAPRPWTNAALREVWGQTLCDLTAAGANAVVLDGDLANSTRADIFADCYPDRFFEMGIAEQNMAGVAAGMATLGYTPWLSSFAAFLTSRDLDQIRVVIAQPGLDVKICGGYSGILTGKTGKTHQSVEDIATFRALPGIDVIAPADGQELKASMTAIAVSGRPTYLRLTRDASPVIFPENYEFEIGRAVLLREGGDLGIVSTGVQTVRALDVAERLAERGIESSVLHVPTIKPIDIDAIVEIAERTNLVLTAEDHSVIGGLGGAVAEVLGEHRPTLMRRVGIQDRFGESGPNDALLEKYGLSVDAMFGRALDLLGSKGSTEA, encoded by the coding sequence ATGACGTTGAGAGTGACCACGCTGGCTCCACGACCCTGGACCAACGCCGCGTTGCGCGAGGTTTGGGGCCAAACACTCTGTGACCTTACCGCTGCCGGCGCAAACGCCGTTGTGCTCGACGGCGATCTCGCCAATTCCACGCGCGCCGACATTTTCGCGGATTGTTACCCAGATCGATTCTTCGAAATGGGGATAGCCGAGCAGAACATGGCGGGCGTCGCGGCGGGCATGGCAACGCTGGGGTACACGCCCTGGCTCAGCAGTTTCGCCGCGTTTCTGACCAGTCGCGATCTCGACCAAATCCGGGTGGTCATCGCCCAACCGGGACTCGACGTGAAGATCTGCGGCGGCTATTCAGGCATCCTCACCGGAAAGACGGGCAAGACCCACCAGTCGGTGGAAGACATCGCCACGTTCCGCGCGCTTCCGGGTATCGATGTCATCGCCCCGGCCGATGGACAGGAACTGAAGGCATCCATGACGGCGATTGCTGTCTCCGGGCGACCGACCTATTTGCGGCTGACACGGGATGCCTCGCCGGTTATCTTCCCCGAAAACTATGAGTTCGAGATCGGACGTGCCGTGCTACTCCGTGAGGGCGGCGATCTCGGTATTGTCTCGACCGGTGTGCAAACCGTACGCGCTCTCGACGTTGCAGAGCGACTCGCCGAGCGCGGAATCGAATCCTCTGTGCTCCATGTCCCGACGATCAAGCCGATCGATATCGACGCAATCGTCGAGATCGCCGAGCGCACGAACCTGGTCCTGACCGCCGAGGATCATTCGGTGATCGGCGGATTGGGTGGCGCGGTGGCGGAGGTGCTGGGCGAGCACCGACCGACACTGATGAGGCGAGTCGGCATTCAGGACAGGTTCGGCGAATCCGGGCCCAACGACGCGCTGCTCGAGAAATACGGTCTCTCCGTTGATGCGATGTTCGGCCGGGCGCTCGACCTGCTCGGCAGCAAAGGAAGTACTGAAGCATGA
- the iolG gene encoding inositol 2-dehydrogenase, which translates to MTSPASIQIGVFGAGRIGYRHARTVANEIQGAKLAAICDVHLESAQKLADTTGCDRVTADPADIFEDPAIDAVIIGTSTDSHAPLIEAAAAAGKQIFCEKPIALDLETTDRAIAAAEVAGVQLQIGFQRRFDKAYAKASKMIHDGRLGNIEVVRDTMRDPNPPHEAYIPTSGGLFRDMVIHDFDCVRWLMGCEPVEVFAMGANLVDPVFAKYNDIDTCTVNIRFESGSLGAIDASRRSGFGYDVRTEIFGSNGAVMIGDGRETPLFRYDSEGVWSDHIYWFLERFDEAYVEEIRAFVNCLRQDSPVPITGADGRAALAMAYAAEASIQENAPVPMSRFMR; encoded by the coding sequence ATGACCTCGCCAGCATCGATCCAGATTGGCGTTTTTGGAGCAGGGCGCATCGGCTATCGGCACGCCCGAACGGTTGCGAACGAGATTCAGGGCGCAAAGCTCGCCGCAATCTGCGATGTGCATCTCGAGTCTGCTCAAAAGCTGGCTGACACCACAGGATGCGACCGGGTCACCGCCGATCCCGCCGATATCTTCGAAGATCCCGCGATCGATGCGGTCATCATTGGCACATCGACCGATTCTCACGCCCCGCTGATCGAAGCTGCCGCAGCAGCCGGCAAGCAGATCTTTTGCGAGAAGCCGATCGCGCTCGATCTGGAAACAACCGACCGGGCGATCGCCGCAGCGGAAGTTGCCGGAGTTCAGCTGCAGATCGGATTTCAACGCCGATTCGACAAGGCCTACGCCAAGGCCTCGAAAATGATCCACGATGGCAGGCTCGGAAACATCGAGGTCGTGCGCGACACTATGCGCGACCCGAATCCACCACATGAGGCGTACATTCCCACCAGTGGCGGTCTCTTTCGCGACATGGTCATCCATGACTTCGACTGCGTGCGCTGGTTGATGGGATGCGAGCCAGTGGAAGTTTTCGCCATGGGTGCGAATCTGGTCGACCCTGTCTTCGCCAAGTACAACGATATCGATACCTGCACCGTGAACATTCGCTTCGAGTCCGGCTCACTCGGCGCTATCGATGCCAGCCGCCGCTCGGGTTTCGGCTACGACGTGCGCACAGAGATCTTCGGTTCGAACGGCGCAGTGATGATCGGTGACGGACGCGAAACCCCACTCTTTCGTTATGACAGCGAAGGCGTTTGGAGCGATCACATTTACTGGTTCCTGGAGCGATTCGACGAGGCTTATGTCGAGGAAATCCGCGCCTTCGTGAACTGCTTGCGGCAGGATTCCCCTGTGCCCATCACGGGCGCTGACGGGCGAGCCGCGCTGGCGATGGCATATGCCGCCGAGGCTTCGATTCAGGAAAACGCCCCTGTGCCAATGAGCCGGTTTATGCGTTGA
- the iolB gene encoding 5-deoxy-glucuronate isomerase: protein MNPRELLLHSAVDPGDGVLIHVDAEIAEWEFIGLTVHRLAKGSPLQIESNGTEYALVLLSGSCTVVSDGERVALGPRANIFDDPPWAYYLPVGSTCSIEAETLSEIAVCRSKASSRFPPRLITPSDVAVEIRGAGNASREIRHVIKPEFPADSLLIVEVITPSGNWSSYPPHKHDIHDMPREADLEEIYYYRIDSPDGFGLQRLYTADGTIDEAFVIRDGDLLLVPFGYHAFAVAQGYTGYYLNVLAGDEPVRTMQPSDDPKHAWVRATWSDDMNDGIGSWKDIADKINGDAGKRPS from the coding sequence GTGAACCCACGCGAACTCTTGCTGCATTCCGCGGTCGATCCCGGCGACGGTGTCCTCATTCATGTCGATGCCGAAATCGCCGAATGGGAGTTCATCGGCCTCACCGTTCACCGGCTCGCGAAAGGGTCGCCGCTCCAGATCGAGAGCAACGGCACCGAATATGCCCTCGTGCTCCTGAGCGGCTCGTGCACAGTGGTTTCCGATGGTGAGCGCGTCGCGCTCGGTCCCCGCGCGAACATCTTCGATGATCCCCCATGGGCGTACTACCTGCCAGTCGGATCCACATGCTCGATCGAGGCCGAGACTCTTTCGGAGATCGCGGTTTGCCGGTCGAAGGCCTCTTCCAGGTTCCCTCCGAGACTCATCACGCCCAGCGATGTGGCAGTCGAGATTCGTGGAGCCGGAAATGCCAGCCGCGAGATTCGTCACGTCATCAAACCTGAGTTTCCGGCTGATTCGCTCCTGATCGTCGAGGTCATCACACCGAGCGGAAACTGGTCGAGCTATCCCCCGCACAAGCATGACATCCACGACATGCCGCGCGAGGCCGACCTCGAGGAGATCTATTACTACCGTATCGACTCTCCCGATGGCTTCGGCCTGCAGCGCCTCTACACTGCTGACGGTACGATCGACGAAGCCTTCGTCATTCGGGATGGCGACCTGCTCCTGGTGCCGTTCGGTTATCACGCCTTCGCCGTCGCCCAGGGATACACCGGCTACTACCTCAATGTGTTGGCAGGCGACGAGCCAGTGCGCACGATGCAACCATCGGACGATCCAAAGCACGCCTGGGTACGGGCGACCTGGAGCGACGACATGAACGATGGCATCGGCAGCTGGAAGGACATCGCCGACAAGATCAACGGCGACGCCGGCAAGCGGCCAAGCTGA